A portion of the Punica granatum isolate Tunisia-2019 chromosome 7, ASM765513v2, whole genome shotgun sequence genome contains these proteins:
- the LOC116213409 gene encoding probable LRR receptor-like serine/threonine-protein kinase At1g53440 isoform X1, with the protein MGFLLPLSAIAASALLVLCSVFLPCHSQVLSLDEVDALNTISTKLNNTYWPKVSQTSCSGSGGFNNVLYASSILNNVTCNCSYSNGSVCHVTNIELKGLNLTGIIPEEVGKLPYLQELDLSRNYLNGTIPVNLTQIPLVTLSLLGNRISGTIPTEIGDIATLEELILEDNMLVGALDPNLGNLSRLRRLLLSANNFTGTIPESFGNLKNLTDFRIDGSSLSGKIPEFIGNWTKLTRLDLQGTGMQGPIPSSISLLTNMTELRISDLGGSSSPFPNLQNVANIQYLVLRNCLITGSIPSFIGEVGAANLRLLDLSFNRLTGPIPPSFDNLDRLEFLYLTNNSLSGAVSNWVLNNNYNLDLSYNNFTGSSPSTCQQSNVNLVSSFSSSGSNSIAWCLKKSLPCSGEPQYHSLFINCGGQKLKVEGNEYVEDTSRGTASSFITFGEKWAYSSTGSYIGTDNLPSTVNNPFSLNVTDSELYQTARVVPNSLKYYGLCMMPGSYKVRLHFAEIQYSDDKTFSSLGRRYFDISIQGNEVLKNFNIMEAAGGVGIGIYRDFDNVTITGTTLEIHLYWAGKGTTAIPDRGVYGPLISAITVTPNFKVGGGGLSTGAIVGIVISSVAFVLLILLVLRLAGLLGRKEAEDPELRNADLQTGRFTLRQMKAATENFDAENKIGEGGFGPVYKGKLSDGTVIAVKQLSSKSKQGNREFLNEIGMISALHHPNLVKLYGCCIEGNQLLLVYEYLENNSLALALFGREEQRLNLDWATRKKICIGIARGLAYLHEESRLKIVHRDIKATNVLLDKDLNAKISDFGLAKLDEEENTHISTRIAGTIGYMAPEYAMRGYLTDKADVYSFGVVALEIVSGKSNTNYRPKEEFVYLLDWAYVLQEQGNLLELVDPSLGSNYSEEEAMRMLNLALLCTNPSPTLRPPMSSVVSMLEGKIAIQAPLVKRNTMNPDPRFRAFERLSRDSQTNVSLFSQDSQQVPGSMSMEGPWVDSSVSLPSTTNETRDHSTENKILRSS; encoded by the exons ATGGGATTTCTTCTTCCACTCTCTGCAATCGCAGCCTCTGCTCTTCTCGTTCTTTGCTCTGTTTTCTTGCCATGCCACTCGCAAGTTTTGTCGCTCGATGAAG TCGATGCTCTGAACACAATATCCACGAAGCTAAATAATACATACTGGCCAAAGGTGTCCCAGACTTCGTGCAGTGGAAGCGGAGGTTTTAACAATGTCTTATACGCCTCCAGCATTCTTAACAATGTCACCTGTAACTGCTCGTACAGTAATGGTTCTGTCTGCCATGTCACCAACAT TGAGCTTAAGGGTCTGAACTTGACCGGAATCATACCTGAAGAAGTGGGGAAACTTCCTTATTTGCAAGAACT TGATCTTAGCCGTAACTACCTTAATGGAACAATTCCTGTCAACCTTACTCAGATTCCACTCGTCACACT TTCTCTCCTTGGGAATCGGATCAGTGGAACAATCCCGACGGAAATTGGTGATATTGCCACTCTCGAGGAACT TATCTTGGAAGATAATATGCTTGTAGGAGCTCTGGATCCAAACCTTGGAAATTTGAGCCGATTGAGGAGACT CCTCCTCTCAGCAAACAACTTTACTGGAACAATACCCGAATCATTTGGCAATCTGAAAAATCTGACCGACTT TCGGATAGATGGGAGTTCTCTATCAGGAAAAATACCGGAATTTATTGGGAACTGGACGAAACTTACTAGACT TGACTTGCAAGGCACGGGAATGCAGGGCCCTATTCCTTCTTCCATATCTCTGTTAACAAACATGACGGAATT GAGGATTTCTGATTTGGGTGGCTCAAGCTCGCCATTCCCCAATTTGCAGAATGTGGCCAACATACAATACTT GGTTCTGAGAAACTGCTTAATTACTGGTTCGATCCCAAGTTTCATTGGCGAAGTAGGAGCAGCAAATTTAAGACTTCT GGATCTCAGTTTCAACAGATTGACTGGTCCAATACCGCCTTCATTTGACAATTTGGATCGTCTAGAATTCTT GTATTTGACGAACAACTCACTTAGCGGAGCAGTGTCCAATTGGGTACTTAACAACAATTACAACTT GGATCTATCCTATAACAATTTCACTGGCTCTTCTCCATCGACTTGCCAGCAGTCGAATGT GAACTTGGTTTCGAGTTTCTCATCCTCAGGAAGCAACTC AATTGCTTGGTGCTTGAAGAAGAGCCTTCCATGCTCTGGGGAACCCCAAT ACCACTCCTTATTTATCAATTGCGGGGGCCAGAAATTGAAGGTCGAGGGGAATGAGTATGTAGAAGATACAAGCAGAGGGACGGCATCTAGCTTCATCACTTTCGGTGAGAAGTGGGCCTACAGTAGCACCGGATCTTACATTGGAACTGATAACTTACCCTCCACTGTGAACAACCCATTCTCTCTGAATGTAACGGACTCAGAGTTGTACCAGACTGCCAGAGTCGTCccaaattctctcaaatacTATGGCCTTTGCATGATGCCTGGGAGTTACAAAGTACGACTCCATTTCGCAGAAATACAGTATTCGGATGACAAGACCTTTAGTAGCCTTGGGAGGCGATATTTCGATATATCTATTCAG GGCAATGAAGTTTTAAAGAACTTCAACATTATGGAAGCAGCTGGAGGAGTCGGGATTGGAATATATCGAGATTTCGATAACGTCACAATTACTGGTACCACTCTGGAGATTCACTTGTACTGGGCGGGAAAAGGAACAACAGCTATTCCAGATAGAGGTGTTTATGGACCACTGATATCTGCTATCACAGTGACTCCGA ACTTCAAAGTCGGAGGGGGTGGACTATCAACTGGTGCAATTGTAGGAATCGTGATATCCTCGGTCGCTTTCGTCTTACTCATATTGTTAGTGTTACGATTGGCAGGTCTTTTAGGTAGAAAAGAAGCCGAAGATCCAG AGCTACGTAATGCAGACCTACAAACAGGTCGGTTCACTCTAAGACAAATGAAAGCTGCCACAGAAAACTTTGATGCTGAGAATAAGATTGGAGAAGGAGGATTCGGGCCAGTCTACAAG GGTAAGCTATCGGATGGGACTGTCATAGCAGTGAAGCAACTCTCTTCCAAATCGAAGCAAGGCAACCGAGAATTTCTGAACGAGATCGGGATGATTTCCGCCCTGCATCACCCAAATCTCGTGAAGCTTTATGGATGTTGCATAGAAGGAAACCAATTGTTGCTTGTCTATGAGTATTTGGAAAACAATAGTCTCGCCCTCGCGCTTTTCG GACGCGAGGAACAAAGGCTTAATTTGGATTGGGCAACGAGGAAGAAAATATGTATTGGAATTGCAAGGGGATTGGCTTACCTCCACGAGGAGTCTCGGCTGAAAATCGTTCACCGAGACATAAAAGCAACGAATGTGCTGCTCGACAAGGACTTAAATGCGAAGATTTCCGACTTTGGTTTAGCAAAACTTGACGAAGAGGAGAACACACATATCAGCACCAGAATAGCTGGAACAAT AGGTTACATGGCTCCTGAATACGCGATGAGGGGTTACTTGACCGACAAGGCAGATGTTTATAGCTTTGGTGTAGTTGCTTTGGAGATTGTCAGTGGAAAGAGCAACACAAACTACCGCCCAAAGGAGGAATTTGTATATCTCCTTGACTGG GCCTATGTCCTGCAAGAGCAAGGAAACCTTCTCGAGCTTGTGGATCCGAGCCTTGGCTCAAATTACTCTGAGGAGGAAGCGATGAGAATGCTCAACCTCGCACTTCTGTGCACAAACCCTTCTCCGACCCTCCGACCCCCGATGTCATCGGTCGTGAGCATGCTGGAGGGCAAGATTGCAATCCAGGCGCCTCTAGTCAAGAGAAACACGATGAATCCGGACCCTCGATTCCGAGCCTTCGAGAGGCTATCGCGCGACAGTCAGACGAACGTTTCCTTGTTCTCCCAGGACAGCCAACAGGTTCCAGGAAGCATGTCTATGGAAGGTCCCTGGGTTGATTCGTCAGTTTCTTTGCCAAGTACTACAAACGAGACTCGAGATCATTCTACAGAGAACAAAATTCTCCGGAGTTCTTAG
- the LOC116213409 gene encoding probable LRR receptor-like serine/threonine-protein kinase At1g53440 isoform X2, whose protein sequence is MLVGALDPNLGNLSRLRRLLLSANNFTGTIPESFGNLKNLTDFRIDGSSLSGKIPEFIGNWTKLTRLDLQGTGMQGPIPSSISLLTNMTELRISDLGGSSSPFPNLQNVANIQYLVLRNCLITGSIPSFIGEVGAANLRLLDLSFNRLTGPIPPSFDNLDRLEFLYLTNNSLSGAVSNWVLNNNYNLDLSYNNFTGSSPSTCQQSNVNLVSSFSSSGSNSIAWCLKKSLPCSGEPQYHSLFINCGGQKLKVEGNEYVEDTSRGTASSFITFGEKWAYSSTGSYIGTDNLPSTVNNPFSLNVTDSELYQTARVVPNSLKYYGLCMMPGSYKVRLHFAEIQYSDDKTFSSLGRRYFDISIQGNEVLKNFNIMEAAGGVGIGIYRDFDNVTITGTTLEIHLYWAGKGTTAIPDRGVYGPLISAITVTPNFKVGGGGLSTGAIVGIVISSVAFVLLILLVLRLAGLLGRKEAEDPELRNADLQTGRFTLRQMKAATENFDAENKIGEGGFGPVYKGKLSDGTVIAVKQLSSKSKQGNREFLNEIGMISALHHPNLVKLYGCCIEGNQLLLVYEYLENNSLALALFGREEQRLNLDWATRKKICIGIARGLAYLHEESRLKIVHRDIKATNVLLDKDLNAKISDFGLAKLDEEENTHISTRIAGTIGYMAPEYAMRGYLTDKADVYSFGVVALEIVSGKSNTNYRPKEEFVYLLDWAYVLQEQGNLLELVDPSLGSNYSEEEAMRMLNLALLCTNPSPTLRPPMSSVVSMLEGKIAIQAPLVKRNTMNPDPRFRAFERLSRDSQTNVSLFSQDSQQVPGSMSMEGPWVDSSVSLPSTTNETRDHSTENKILRSS, encoded by the exons ATGCTTGTAGGAGCTCTGGATCCAAACCTTGGAAATTTGAGCCGATTGAGGAGACT CCTCCTCTCAGCAAACAACTTTACTGGAACAATACCCGAATCATTTGGCAATCTGAAAAATCTGACCGACTT TCGGATAGATGGGAGTTCTCTATCAGGAAAAATACCGGAATTTATTGGGAACTGGACGAAACTTACTAGACT TGACTTGCAAGGCACGGGAATGCAGGGCCCTATTCCTTCTTCCATATCTCTGTTAACAAACATGACGGAATT GAGGATTTCTGATTTGGGTGGCTCAAGCTCGCCATTCCCCAATTTGCAGAATGTGGCCAACATACAATACTT GGTTCTGAGAAACTGCTTAATTACTGGTTCGATCCCAAGTTTCATTGGCGAAGTAGGAGCAGCAAATTTAAGACTTCT GGATCTCAGTTTCAACAGATTGACTGGTCCAATACCGCCTTCATTTGACAATTTGGATCGTCTAGAATTCTT GTATTTGACGAACAACTCACTTAGCGGAGCAGTGTCCAATTGGGTACTTAACAACAATTACAACTT GGATCTATCCTATAACAATTTCACTGGCTCTTCTCCATCGACTTGCCAGCAGTCGAATGT GAACTTGGTTTCGAGTTTCTCATCCTCAGGAAGCAACTC AATTGCTTGGTGCTTGAAGAAGAGCCTTCCATGCTCTGGGGAACCCCAAT ACCACTCCTTATTTATCAATTGCGGGGGCCAGAAATTGAAGGTCGAGGGGAATGAGTATGTAGAAGATACAAGCAGAGGGACGGCATCTAGCTTCATCACTTTCGGTGAGAAGTGGGCCTACAGTAGCACCGGATCTTACATTGGAACTGATAACTTACCCTCCACTGTGAACAACCCATTCTCTCTGAATGTAACGGACTCAGAGTTGTACCAGACTGCCAGAGTCGTCccaaattctctcaaatacTATGGCCTTTGCATGATGCCTGGGAGTTACAAAGTACGACTCCATTTCGCAGAAATACAGTATTCGGATGACAAGACCTTTAGTAGCCTTGGGAGGCGATATTTCGATATATCTATTCAG GGCAATGAAGTTTTAAAGAACTTCAACATTATGGAAGCAGCTGGAGGAGTCGGGATTGGAATATATCGAGATTTCGATAACGTCACAATTACTGGTACCACTCTGGAGATTCACTTGTACTGGGCGGGAAAAGGAACAACAGCTATTCCAGATAGAGGTGTTTATGGACCACTGATATCTGCTATCACAGTGACTCCGA ACTTCAAAGTCGGAGGGGGTGGACTATCAACTGGTGCAATTGTAGGAATCGTGATATCCTCGGTCGCTTTCGTCTTACTCATATTGTTAGTGTTACGATTGGCAGGTCTTTTAGGTAGAAAAGAAGCCGAAGATCCAG AGCTACGTAATGCAGACCTACAAACAGGTCGGTTCACTCTAAGACAAATGAAAGCTGCCACAGAAAACTTTGATGCTGAGAATAAGATTGGAGAAGGAGGATTCGGGCCAGTCTACAAG GGTAAGCTATCGGATGGGACTGTCATAGCAGTGAAGCAACTCTCTTCCAAATCGAAGCAAGGCAACCGAGAATTTCTGAACGAGATCGGGATGATTTCCGCCCTGCATCACCCAAATCTCGTGAAGCTTTATGGATGTTGCATAGAAGGAAACCAATTGTTGCTTGTCTATGAGTATTTGGAAAACAATAGTCTCGCCCTCGCGCTTTTCG GACGCGAGGAACAAAGGCTTAATTTGGATTGGGCAACGAGGAAGAAAATATGTATTGGAATTGCAAGGGGATTGGCTTACCTCCACGAGGAGTCTCGGCTGAAAATCGTTCACCGAGACATAAAAGCAACGAATGTGCTGCTCGACAAGGACTTAAATGCGAAGATTTCCGACTTTGGTTTAGCAAAACTTGACGAAGAGGAGAACACACATATCAGCACCAGAATAGCTGGAACAAT AGGTTACATGGCTCCTGAATACGCGATGAGGGGTTACTTGACCGACAAGGCAGATGTTTATAGCTTTGGTGTAGTTGCTTTGGAGATTGTCAGTGGAAAGAGCAACACAAACTACCGCCCAAAGGAGGAATTTGTATATCTCCTTGACTGG GCCTATGTCCTGCAAGAGCAAGGAAACCTTCTCGAGCTTGTGGATCCGAGCCTTGGCTCAAATTACTCTGAGGAGGAAGCGATGAGAATGCTCAACCTCGCACTTCTGTGCACAAACCCTTCTCCGACCCTCCGACCCCCGATGTCATCGGTCGTGAGCATGCTGGAGGGCAAGATTGCAATCCAGGCGCCTCTAGTCAAGAGAAACACGATGAATCCGGACCCTCGATTCCGAGCCTTCGAGAGGCTATCGCGCGACAGTCAGACGAACGTTTCCTTGTTCTCCCAGGACAGCCAACAGGTTCCAGGAAGCATGTCTATGGAAGGTCCCTGGGTTGATTCGTCAGTTTCTTTGCCAAGTACTACAAACGAGACTCGAGATCATTCTACAGAGAACAAAATTCTCCGGAGTTCTTAG